TTGGGATTTGACAAGAAGACAAGATGGCCGGAGGGAGAAGAAGGAAGTTTCTTGTTAGTAAATTATACAGCTTTGCATGTGTTAGGCCGAAGTTTGAAGAAGACCACTTTCAGATTGGAGGCCCAGGCTTCTCCCGAGTAGTCTATGCCAATGACGTGGATTGTGAACATCCCATCAACCTAAGCTATGGATCTAACTATGTCTCTACCACCAAGTATACTTTAGCTACCTTCATTCCAAAGTCTTTGTTTGAGCAGTTCAGGAGGGTTGCCAACATATACTTCCTGGTCTCAGGATGTCTCTCTCTCACCCCCTTGGCTCCTTACACTGCTTTGAGTGTAATTCTCCCGCTAATTGTGGTGATTGGAGCAACGATGGTGAAGGAGGCTGTCGAGGATTGGAGGCGCTGGCAGCAGGTAAATTTTATGATTCTTCTTGTTTCGGGGGGAAACTTGAATTAGTATGATGATTATTGATGTGCATGTGTATgtttatatgtatgtgtgtaattTTCTTATTGAGTTTTATGATCATTCTACAAAACTCCGCCATGTAAAATAAGAATTCTAGAGCTTGATAACCATATTGTTAGATGATTGCAGATCTCACTTCATTCTGAACTTTTTCCAACAATCTTTTTGGGTTTCCTGATGATTGACGAACAACCAAAGAAAATGCTTATATTGTGAAACATACTCAGTAATTATAGCAGTACAAGTAATAGTTTTATTACTGCATCTAGAAATAATTGCAGAAATTGGAACATGTTAGCCTTCTTAAAATTTGAGAGGGGAAGAGGTTTCAAAATAGATGTTTGACACCATAGGTTGTTTAAAGACCTGGAAAGCATTCAGTGTTTAGTGAGTAGGAAGTTCcatttactaaaaaaaaattatgagtttTCCTTTGCTGAAATGGTGGAAATGCTAAACATGATCATGGATGCTGGCGTCACAATGCTGGCAATTACATTGGACTATCTGTATaagtttggtttttttttttgaaggacaTGAAAGCGAAATCAATATCTTTAGAATTGTCCAACTGGACTTTTCTAATGATGAGTAAGAATCTTCTATTAGTTGATGCTGACAAAGGAATCTGACATATTGTTACTTCTAAGAAAAAAGGAATTTGCATCCTTCATTTGCTGATATTTAACTGATCATTACCATTTAGATCATTCTATTTTTGGTTTCCAGTTTTCTAAAAGATAGATTTTTTCCcttctcataaattttatccAAGTATGATATTATAAGTCGGCCACCAAAAAAGTGTCATTGCTAAATCTCTCATGTCAGCTTGCCTGTATATCTTAATTTAATGCACAATTCTGTGAAAAATCCCCTTTCCAGGATACTGAGGTGAACAATCGAAAGGTTAAAGTGCATCAAGGGGATGGTGATTTTGATTATACAGAATGGAAGAATTTGAGAGTCGGGAATATAGTGAAGGTGGACAAGGATGAATTCTTCCCTGCCGACCTTATTTTGCTTTCATCCAGTTATGAAGATGCAATTTGTTATGTTGAGACCGTGAACCTTGATGGAGAAACAAATCTGAAATTGAAGCAGTCATTGGAGGTGACTTcaagttttcaatctgattttaGCTTCAAAGATTTTAAAGCAATAATCAGATGTGAAGACCCAAATGCAAGCCTCTATTCTTTTGTTGGAAGCATGGAACATGATGGCCAGCAATACCCCCTCTCACCTCAGCAACTTCTTCTCAGGGACTCTAAGCTGCGCAACACCGATTACATATATGGGGCTGTTATTTTCACAGGTCATGATACCAAAGTCATGCAAAATGCCACAAGCCCACCATCTAAAAGAAGCAAAATTGAGAGGAAAATGGATAAAATCATTTACCTCCTTCTATCTGCTCTGGTCTTGATCTCAGCTGTTGGCTCGATTTTCTTTGGCATTGCAACCCGTGATGACTTAGAGCATGGCAAGATGAAGAGGTGGTATCTTAGGCCGGATCAGACTAAAATCTACTTTGATCCTAACAGAGCTACTGTTGCAGCAATACTGCACTTTTTGACAGCAATGATGCTGTATGGTTACTTCATCCCCATCTCTCTGTATGTATCCATAGAGATTGTCAAGGTGTTGCAGGCTATTTTCATCAACCAAGATATTCAAATGTATCACGAGGAATCAGACAGGCCTGCTCGTGCTCGTACGTCTAACCTGAATGAGGAACTTGGTCAAGTTGACACGATTCTCTCGGACAAGACGGGAACACTGACTTGCAATTCAATGGAGTTTATTAAATGCTCCATTGCTGGAACTGCTTATGGACATGGAGTTACAGAGGTTGAGAGAGCAATGGCTAGAAGAAAAGGATCCCCATTGATTAATGAGCTAGATAATGAAGATCATGAAGAAAATCATGTGGATGCAAAATCTGCAATTAAAGGGTTTAATTTTAAGGATAGACGTATCATGAATGGGAATTGGATTAATGAGCCTCATGCTGATGTCATTCAGAAATTTTTTCGGTTGTTGGCCATCTGCCATACTTGCATACCTGAAGTAGACGAAGACTCGGGGAAGATATCGTATGAAGCTGAGTCACCCGATGAGGCTGCCTTTGTTATTGCAGCAAGGGAACTGGGATTTGAATTTTACCAGAGGACACAGACAAGCATCTCTCTTCATGAACTGGATCCCATGTCAGGCAAGACAGTTGAAAGgtgaaaaatttttcattcaacCTCTGCTTGATGGAACAGTTTCATGACTTGCTGGTAAGTTCTAATCAAATTTCAACTTATAGTCTGatattttctccttttttcttgcAGGCCATATAGGCTCTTAAATATCTTGGAGTTTAGTAGCTCTCGGAAGCGGATGTCTGTAATAGTTCAAGATGAGGAGGGGAAATTGCAACTACTCAGCAAAGGCGCTGACAGGTTTATAAGTTACTACACCAATCTGTCTTAGAAGTATAAGTTTAAAAGACAGCAAAGTGTCTCATTTCTCATGTtctattttgaaaaagatataaATCAAAATAACATTTTGgcttggccttttttttttttaatggatgtAAACAGTGTAATGTTTGAAAGGCTTGCAAAGAATGGAAGGGAGTTCGAGGAAAAAACGAAGGAACACGTGAACGAGTATGCTGATGCAGGTTTAAGAACATTAGTTCTTGCATATCGGGAACTTGATGAAGAAGAATACATGACTTTCAACAAAAAATTCATGGCAGCCAAGAATTTAGTTAGTGCTGATAGAGATGAAAAGATCGAGGAAGCTGCTGATATGGTAGAGAGAGATTTGATTCTTCTTGGTGCCACTGCTGTTGAAGACAAACTGCAAGTCGGGGTGCGTAGAAGGTTCTCAAGGAATAGTACATGTGAATCTTATAACCATCTTGTATGTGCTAGTGCTTATTTCTTCTAGAATGGGTTGACAGGTACCTGAGTGCATCGACAAACTTGCACAAGCTGGAATCAAGATATGGGTACTGACTGGTGACAAGATGGAGACGGCCATCAATATAGGGTATCCTTTGAAATACATATTTTCAGTTTCAAATGCTTGCTGTTTGTAGGTGTTTTCAATCTTGCTGTATGCTATTCTTACCTAGTTGCCTTAATGAATTTTTGCAGCTTCGCCTGTAGTCTACTAAGACAAGGAATGAATCAGATAATCATCACTTTGGAAACGCCAGAAATTATAGGATTGGTGAAAGCTGGGAACAAGGATGCCATTGCTAAGGTAAAAATTACTATTTACTGTTCAATTATCTTGACAATATTTCTTATCATTGAGGAAGAGTGTCACTAAAATGGAGACGAACCGGAATCACGTCCGATCTTGTTTCTTGATTGAGTAGAAAAGGGATATATGAAGTTCGTTTTCTTCCTCTGCGCATCTCCCTTATGGGTAAATCCCAATAATAAAAGGGCAACTTTCGTGTAGTTTGTGATTTGATGTTACTGTTTCGATTTTCTCTCAGAAAAAGATTTCTTTTAATAGATCTCCTCTTGTTCCTCAATCTTCAGAGAATGCGGCGTTGTATTAGAGAAAGTTCTCTGTTCCGAACATTTCCTGGAAGTAGACGACTCGTTTTAAATCTTAATGCAGGCATGGCATATCTCGTTGAATCAGTCTTTTTCGCCACATCGCGTATAATGGGAATCGAACCCAATTAATTCTTCCACGACCCTCCATGAATTACGAGCAAAAATGAGGCTTAAAGAAAAAAAGACTTTAGAAAGGAACTTCGCATCACTCCACTCCATCTAGCCAAAGGAAATACCTTCATTCAGCTCCGAGCGAGAATTCCATGATTCCATTTTGGGGATAGAGTCAAGAGAGAATGCCACTTTAAAAAAAACCACGTTCCTTTTCTCTTGGGCTTTACAGGTACACTGAATACCAAGCCAATCTTAACACTAGTTCACCTTCTTATTCACTGAAGATAATCCTCATATCAGGGTATTTGAATCAGGACAATTTTAAGTGGTCAAGATGCTATCTGAGTACCTAACTTGACAGCTCAAATTTCTAAATACTGAATGATAATCCTAATAACTAATAAAGATATTGAAGGAAGATAAACAGTTTAAGGCTTAATTGCCAAAAGTGAGAGCAGATGTGACCAAGGTTTCCAATTCCGGTCTTGGTACCTGTTCTAGTACCACGTTGCTATAGTATCGGTATGGTTTGGTTTGGTGTCCTATGCTAGGTTGTGCTCCTGTACTAAGTATTGGCTCAGTACCGATATGGTATGGTATTGCCCAGTATGCACCAGTATGCATCAATACTGGAAGCCTCAAATGTGATGGTTGATTCTGCTGTAGGTACAGCAAGACAGGTCTATCAATAAAGCTTAGTATGAGGAAACACTAGGGGAGTGGGACCATGGATGAGGAAATATTAAGGAAGTGAGTATGCCACCCTAGGCAGAAGTTTTTAGCTAATAAGGCTTAAAGCTTATCTCTTGTGGCTGGAGATAGAAGTCAGCAGTTGCTAAGTTGCTTATTAAATATTCTCCATTTCCTCAGCCTGTGTCTAAATGGCATCAGCTGAGCATAAGTGTTAAAACAATATAATTGAGGATGTGACTCACACACAGGGCAGTAGCACTGCAAATTAAACATCACGGATGACTCCTTCACAACCACCTAGTTATGCCCAAACTTGTTTTATATGTTCAGTGCATGATAGAATATCCGAAATCCATGCTTGAATTACAAGCACTCAGATCAACTTTTGCAATCTAAGACATAATCTTCAGTATATATTCTCTTGTAGGATGAGGTAGAGTTGGGGATGGCaggtatataattaattttaaatgttaACAAAGCATCTCAGTTAGATACTCCTGATTATTGACTGTATGAATACACTGTTATTCCAGCTGTTTCTATGTATTATTTATTCTTGATAGGCTGCATTTGATGGAGAGGTTCATAAAATTGGAGAAAGTTTATTAAATTTCCTTTCACTACATTTTGATGACTAttatataaaagaaaaatcaaaggtGAGTTTAACTGCCTTAGCAGTATAGCACCTTGTCTAACCTCCTGATCAAATTTAGACATATTATTATTTGGACCCACATCCTAAAAGGTTTCTGTATTCTGAGACAACAGTTCTCACCTGATTACTGAAGTTGCAAGCTTGGTTCTTTTCAACATATTTACAGTTTGTTGTTGCTACTTCAGGCATCAAAGGATAGCGTCATCCGTCAGATAAGTGAGGGAAGGAAACTTATTAGTTCATCAAGTGCTCAATCATTTGCTTTGATAATTGATGGGCAGTCACTTACGTATGCTTTGGAAGATGATGTCAAGGACATGTTCTTACAGCTGGCAATTGGCTGTGCATCAGTTATATGCTGCCGTTCATCACCCAAACAGAAAGCCCTTGTGAGTTATGGCAAAATTTTTAATAACATTACTGCCCTTGGTTTCACTTCAGTTAGTCATCCTGGTATTGAATCTAATGAATGCATCATTGAATTGTTCAGGTCACACGACTTGTTAAAAGTGGCACCCGTAAAGTCACCTTAGCCATTGGTGATGGGGCCAACGATGTCGGTATGCTTCAAGAAGCAGACATAGGGGTTGGTATCAGTGGCGCTGAAGGAATGCAGGTCAGTAACATCAGAGAAAAATATTTACAAACATATGCAAGACTGTGATGCCAGACTACTTTTTTGTCTGAAGCCCTTTTGTAATATTTTCTTCTGCATGGACTTCTGGTCTTCTTAGTAttaaaaatctctttttttttctggaaTGATGCTATATTTCAGGCTGTCATGGCGAGTGATGTTGCCATTGCTCAGTTTAGATTTCTGGAACGATTGCTACTTGTGCATGGACATTGGTGTTATAGGAGGATCTCATCAATGGTATAGCCTCTGGACCTATAAATTTTATACTTGCATCTTCTTTGCAGCTGGTGTTTGACATGTTCCTTCCATTGCTTTGCAGATATGCTATTTCTTCTACAAGAACATCACATTTGGTCTCACCCTTTTCTTGTTTGAGGCATATGCATCGTTCTCCGGGCAAGCTGGATACAATGATTGGTTCATGtcattctataatgtcttctTCACATCACTCCCGGTGATTGCTTTGGGAGTATTCGACCAGGATGTTTCTGCCCGATTTTGTCTTAAGGTCTGCCTTCGACCCATCATTCATAAATACATCTGTTTTGTTTTCAATCAAATATATTTGTTTTCCCCAAATGTCCCCATATTTTCCCCAAAATATGAACTTTTGTCCCTGAAGAATGCAACCCATATCCTATACACATGAGAATCAACGCTACCTTGCTTGATTGAAGCATTGTAAACTTCCATAATTTCTTATCTGATATTTCATGCTTACTTTATGATCTATTCCTGTATTTGATCTCGATTTCAATGCAGTTTCCCATGCTCTACCAAGAAGGTGTGCAAAATGTTCTCTTCAGCTGGGCCCGCCTTCTTTCTTGGATGTTCAATGGCATCTTGAATGCAATTACCATCTTCTTCTTCTGCACCAGTGCCTTCCAGCACCAGGCCTTCCGCAAAGGTGGTGAGGTCGTGGGCTTAGAAGTTCTCGGGGCCACCATGTACACTTGCGTGGTGTGGGTGGTGAACTGCCAAATGGCACTTTCCGTCAGCTACTTCACTTTGATACAGCACATCTTCATCTGGGGTGGCATTGCTCTTTGGTATCTCTTCCTCCTGGTCTATGGAGCCATGACCCCCACTATATCCACCACTGCCTACATGGTATTCGTTGAGGCATTGGCTCCTGCTCCTTCTTATTGGATTCTGACACTCTTCGTGGTTATTGCCACCCTCATTCCCTACTTCACTTGGGCTGCAATTCAGATGCGCTTCTTTCCAATGTACCATAACATGGTTCAGTGGATACGGTTGGAGGGGCGAGCAGATGATCCAGAGTACTGCCAGGTGGTGCGCCAGAGGTCGGTGAGACCAATGACAGTTGGGGTCTCTGCACGCCTTGATAAGGTTAGTCAGTTAATAACAAGGAAAGTCCACCATGCAGTTCACTCACCGTAACAGTGAGTCTCGCTCATTGTACAGTTACACTCTTGATTCACTGCCTCTAAAAGAGATTCATGTTGAACTCGCTGAGTGGCTCAAAGACGGTTCCTTAATGAAGAAAGCAGGTTTGGAGTGAGATTGCTTCCCATGGATGGACGGCATTGACTCAAGTTTTTAAGTTCAGATGCAGGGTAACACTTGCTGTATAATTCGTTAGTCAAGCGATGAAAAGCAAATTCCACAGAAGAGCTGTATATTTTGACCACTGGCCCCTTTTCGGGcgcattgatttatttattttttgtgccTTTATAGTAACCTCACATAGTGGAAATGCATATAGTTTCCTTTTCATCAAATTCCTCTCTTTCACAGCTTAATGTTCCCAATATCACGGAAAGCTGCCTGCTTGTGAAGCCATATCATGAGAACTCGGTGGAGATAGATAGTACAGCATGCTTATCTCATTCATACAATATTTTGGCGCTTCTTGAGAAGAAAACATGGCTAATCGTTGGTACCACTGAGAGTATGTTATTGGCTGCTCCAGAATGCTAAACACTTGCTAGAGGTACCCTGTTAACATCTTtggtatatttatttattatttggaCATATGAATcttaaataattaattagcacCTTGACTTACCTTAGTTTTAATGATAAAAACAGGAGGGCTTGAATTTGCTTCCTTCTGGCCTCGCTTTCCCcctgttttttttaattttttatattttattttacctgtttgttatattaataatatttccattaatatttaatattcaaaaatattattaaaattttaataatttaactaTAAGGCTTATTGCTGTTTCTTGCATGTCTCATGAATGTAGAAAGTTGATAAAGATAAGAACTGGAATTATCCCTTGTCAATTGGTAAATTTTGAAGCACTAGTTTCCCAATGGATATCTGGGAGTTAAAATAAACCTTTTATTTTGCTTCCTCGAACTTCCGAGAGAAATAACTTATCCTCCTCCAAGATTGAAATGGTAAACTCAGAACGAGGATGTTTTAACGACGACATAAAGTAATGATGACAATGGATTTTAATGTCAGGAATGCTGCGATGTGTTCCTTGGTGAATGTTGATACTATGTGTTTCATATGTTTGCAAATGTTAATGGCATCTGAACACAGATCTGTGACTCAAGACTGAACAAAGTTTttattttgcctttttttttttttttttggtggaaaaaaagAAACTGGAATTGGGTTATATGTGTTCCTTGCTACATGCTATACCTTACCACCACCAACACCCCCCAACCCCACCCCCGCCTTGGTACTGCTGGTAGTTTTACCCAGAAAGTTTAATGGGAGAAGTGGTTATTGGAAGCTAACCTCTCCTCAccaaagtaaaataaaataaaattaaacccTGGAAAATTAAGAGAAATATATGCTCCAATTTATATACCAACAAAGACATTGTGGCATGTAACCTCCAACAGGGGAGGAATTAAAATTTGTTCATGACGAGTAAAGGTTGAGACACAAGGATGATAGTGGCCGGACTGCAGATTTTGGTAAATGGTCTGTGGCAACTTAAAGAGATTAGAACCACACAGATTTAACCCATAACGAACTTATTGCAGTTGAAGATGGAATATTTTGATCTGCTACAGTGGAGTGCCTAATGTTACATGATATCTCAAATCATTGATTTAGGCCTTCACACAGGCAAGTGGCTCTTCATCCCTTGGACTAACTACAACCTTGGATTTTAGGGTTGTTTTACTCTTTTCATGTTAGTTTAGCATTTGTTGGTCAAAAAAAACTTGAGCCTGTATGCTTGTAAGCTAATATTAGATGAAAAACTATGAGCAATTTAAGAGGTTTCTCATTGAATCATGACAAACGAGATTCCAGGACTAAATGATCATACAACGCCATATATAGTTAACCTGCAATTTAGCCATTTCTTGTTCTCAATTAAAATGAAAAATTACTAGTTATGTTCCAGCTAAAGATTTGCCGTGACAAGTTATCAATGTATTGCAGAGATAGGCATCCTATCATAACGTTCAGAAAAGGAGCCTGTTTTGACAGTACTGAGACAAGTTTCCTTTTTGTTCATACGAGTGGAAAGGTGTGTATAAAACTATAGATAAAGTAAAAGATTGAAGAAATTTGAGTGATCATAAAAGTTCGTAGATCCTGCAATCGGTGGATCGATTTTTGAGTCACCGGAGAACATCTTTCTAGATAAAAAAGCTTGGGATGGAGGAAGAAACCACCACTACCATTAGCATCTAAGCAGACCCACAAGACTGGCAATGACAGTTACAGTGGCCAAACTTGCCACAGGAATGGACTTGCAGCAATCCAACGAGTGAATCGCCATACAGCCGATTCATCAAAGAGACGGTTGCTTGGAAAAGTGAAAACCATCTCCATCCCCACATCCAACTCTCCAAAGCCATTTGATGTTTCAGCTGCAGAGTCATGCAAGCCCATACAGTTGCTAAGACTGGAGGCACATTCAAATAAACTTACTTCATCATGATGTGAGGAGGATCTAAAACAACATGATTCCTTCGAGCAATTGAGCCAAATGTAAATCAGCTTCTCAACCCAATGAATCCAAATACTGCATTTTATTCtaaatttacaaaataaaatagaataaaaacagTCCCACCTTCTCCCAAAAGCACAAGGCTTAATGCACATCAAAACCTAAAACTTTCAAAGCCACTAT
This genomic window from Elaeis guineensis isolate ETL-2024a chromosome 13, EG11, whole genome shotgun sequence contains:
- the LOC105056308 gene encoding putative phospholipid-transporting ATPase 9 isoform X1, whose product is MAGGRRRKFLVSKLYSFACVRPKFEEDHFQIGGPGFSRVVYANDVDCEHPINLSYGSNYVSTTKYTLATFIPKSLFEQFRRVANIYFLVSGCLSLTPLAPYTALSVILPLIVVIGATMVKEAVEDWRRWQQDTEVNNRKVKVHQGDGDFDYTEWKNLRVGNIVKVDKDEFFPADLILLSSSYEDAICYVETVNLDGETNLKLKQSLEVTSSFQSDFSFKDFKAIIRCEDPNASLYSFVGSMEHDGQQYPLSPQQLLLRDSKLRNTDYIYGAVIFTGHDTKVMQNATSPPSKRSKIERKMDKIIYLLLSALVLISAVGSIFFGIATRDDLEHGKMKRWYLRPDQTKIYFDPNRATVAAILHFLTAMMLYGYFIPISLYVSIEIVKVLQAIFINQDIQMYHEESDRPARARTSNLNEELGQVDTILSDKTGTLTCNSMEFIKCSIAGTAYGHGVTEVERAMARRKGSPLINELDNEDHEENHVDAKSAIKGFNFKDRRIMNGNWINEPHADVIQKFFRLLAICHTCIPEVDEDSGKISYEAESPDEAAFVIAARELGFEFYQRTQTSISLHELDPMSGKTVERPYRLLNILEFSSSRKRMSVIVQDEEGKLQLLSKGADSVMFERLAKNGREFEEKTKEHVNEYADAGLRTLVLAYRELDEEEYMTFNKKFMAAKNLVSADRDEKIEEAADMVERDLILLGATAVEDKLQVGVPECIDKLAQAGIKIWVLTGDKMETAINIGFACSLLRQGMNQIIITLETPEIIGLVKAGNKDAIAKASKDSVIRQISEGRKLISSSSAQSFALIIDGQSLTYALEDDVKDMFLQLAIGCASVICCRSSPKQKALVTRLVKSGTRKVTLAIGDGANDVGMLQEADIGVGISGAEGMQAVMASDVAIAQFRFLERLLLVHGHWCYRRISSMICYFFYKNITFGLTLFLFEAYASFSGQAGYNDWFMSFYNVFFTSLPVIALGVFDQDVSARFCLKFPMLYQEGVQNVLFSWARLLSWMFNGILNAITIFFFCTSAFQHQAFRKGGEVVGLEVLGATMYTCVVWVVNCQMALSVSYFTLIQHIFIWGGIALWYLFLLVYGAMTPTISTTAYMVFVEALAPAPSYWILTLFVVIATLIPYFTWAAIQMRFFPMYHNMVQWIRLEGRADDPEYCQVVRQRSVRPMTVGVSARLDKVSQLITRKVHHAVHSP
- the LOC105056308 gene encoding putative phospholipid-transporting ATPase 9 isoform X2 — its product is MAGGRRRKFLVSKLYSFACVRPKFEEDHFQIGGPGFSRVVYANDVDCEHPINLSYGSNYVSTTKYTLATFIPKSLFEQFRRVANIYFLVSGCLSLTPLAPYTALSVILPLIVVIGATMVKEAVEDWRRWQQDTEVNNRKVKVHQGDGDFDYTEWKNLRVGNIVKVDKDEFFPADLILLSSSYEDAICYVETVNLDGETNLKLKQSLEVTSSFQSDFSFKDFKAIIRCEDPNASLYSFVGSMEHDGQQYPLSPQQLLLRDSKLRNTDYIYGAVIFTGHDTKVMQNATSPPSKRSKIERKMDKIIYLLLSALVLISAVGSIFFGIATRDDLEHGKMKRWYLRPDQTKIYFDPNRATVAAILHFLTAMMLYGYFIPISLYVSIEIVKVLQAIFINQDIQMYHEESDRPARARTSNLNEELGQVDTILSDKTGTLTCNSMEFIKCSIAGTAYGHGVTEVERAMARRKGSPLINELDNEDHEENHVDAKSAIKGFNFKDRRIMNGNWINEPHADVIQKFFRLLAICHTCIPEVDEDSGKISYEAESPDEAAFVIAARELGFEFYQRTQTSISLHELDPMSGKTVERPYRLLNILEFSSSRKRMSVIVQDEEGKLQLLSKGADSVMFERLAKNGREFEEKTKEHVNEYADAGLRTLVLAYRELDEEEYMTFNKKFMAAKNLVSADRDEKIEEAADMVERDLILLGATAVEDKLQVGVPECIDKLAQAGIKIWVLTGDKMETAINIGFACSLLRQGMNQIIITLETPEIIGLVKAGNKDAIAKASKDSVIRQISEGRKLISSSSAQSFALIIDGQSLTYALEDDVKDMFLQLAIGCASVICCRSSPKQKALVTRLVKSGTRKVTLAIGDGANDVGMLQEADIGVGISGAEGMQAVMASDVAIAQFRFLERLLLVHGHWCYRRISSMICYFFYKNITFGLTLFLFEAYASFSGQAGYNDWFMSFYNVFFTSLPVIALGVFDQDVSARFCLKFPMLYQEGVQNVLFSWARLLSWMFNGILNAITIFFFCTSAFQHQAFRKGGEVVGLEVLGATMYTCVVWVVNCQMALSVSYFTLIQHIFIWGGIALWYLFLLVYGAMTPTISTTAYMVFVEALAPAPSYWILTLFVVIATLIPYFTWAAIQMRFFPMYHNMVQWIRLEGRADDPEYCQVVRQRSVRPMTVGVSARLDKLHS